The following nucleotide sequence is from Manis pentadactyla isolate mManPen7 chromosome 13, mManPen7.hap1, whole genome shotgun sequence.
CCAGGCACGTGCATTGACCGAAGCGCCTCAGCTTTGTTCACCCCCAACCCTTTGCTTCAGTTTGGAAGAACTGGTCCTCAGCCCTTAAGGCTCCACAAAGCCTTTGAAGTTCCTCAGGTGGCTGGGCTGCGTGCGGAACCCCCTGGACCTCAGGAGCCAGGGATTTGCATGGCAAAGTGGGGAGAAAGTTCAGGCTAGGagttgggaggttgtattttcagttttgcaTACTTATGAGATCTTATGGAATTCACACAATTTCTTTTACCCGTTTGGGcctctgttatttttatttattatataaaatgggGCTACTCGTGTTTGTCCTGTGTACTTACAAGACTGTTACAAGGACCAATGAGATCATAAACATGAAAGTGTGTCATAAACAATAAAACACTTTACAAATGTGAGAATTAAAAAACTGTGATAGAATTTGAGGTTGATTCATAATATGAGTTGCCATTTTTTTGAATACCTACCTTATTCAATCTTGACAAGGTACTACTGAGACTGGTATTCCTGTCTCCATTTTAGGACCAGAAAACTTAGACTTGAGGTGAAGCAACTCGCTGGAAGTCCATGCTTTCCCCAACACGTGGCCACCATTCCTAACCAGGGCCCTGACGTGAATGACTGTGCATGGAAGAATCCAGGGACGCGGTGAGCTCTCCAGGCCCCTGAGCCCTCTGCCTGTCTTGTCCATCTGCTCAGCAGCCCCTCAGAGGGTCAGGATTCTGACCACTCCATTTGGAACGTGACCCAGCCTAGCCTGCTTTACCTCGGGTGTATACCAGGGCACGGCAACAAGGGGTCGTGGTGGCAAACCGACTCAGACCCTCTCAGGAACAATAATCCATGCCCCATGTGGAGGAGAAAAGGTTCTAGGACCCCAGTGCGGGCATCTGGCCAGTGAGAAGTTAAAAGCCAGATTTGTTGCAGATAAGCCCTGGGTGATGACCTCAGAGGGAGGCCCACGTCCATTAGCACCTGTGGCCCTGCAAGGCCTTCAGGTGGTTGCCTCCCTAGGCTAACAGCCTGTCCTTCCCCTCCAGTTTCTTTTAGGGATGACGGAGGAATTGCTTCAGTGAGTCAGGCCGCATGCGATTCAGAGCCAAGGCCCAGGTTGCCTCAGTCAGCCCCGTCTAGACACGTCCTGCCCCTACATGGGCCCTCCCCTGTTTACAGGCTGTTCCTGGGTCCACTCTCTCCCTTGTGAGGGCCTGACTTCTACATGCATAAAATGAATTTCTGAAACGCCCCTCGGGCATTCTTTGCTCAGGTTCAAGGTGCCCCTCCTGAGCCCCATcctagtgctctgggctgcacccaGCCTCCAGAGTAGGGTGAGGCTAGCCACCCTTGGGGACCTTGGGGACAAGGGAGCAGGggcggaggtgggggtggggaggggtgggcaaCATGCCTTCTCCAGCCTGACAGCTCTCTCTTGTCATTGCTCAAGGGCCAAGGCAAATGTCTTCCCCACTCAGGGAGCACCCAGTCGCCAGCCCTGCTCGCCGGGGCTGGAGCATCTCTCCCCACACAAAGGAAAGGGCAAGAAGCTGCTGAATCGTGTTTTCCTCCCACCTGACCGTGTGTCTCTGAAGATGAGTCATTCCCTTTCCTCTCCCACCTtcccgcctccctccctccctcgctcCTCCACCCAGTCATTGAATCTGGGAGGAACTGCTGCCCAGCCTGCTGCCCAGGCCTCTCTGCAAGGGGTGGGCCCCCAGGTCCCTCAGCCGGGCCTGGAGCCCTGGCGGTCAGCCTCCTTCATTCACTCTCCTGAAGTACTTCTCTGGCAGCTCCCATGTCTCAGGGACTGTGCTGGGCGCACAGGGGTGAGGACCACGATCCCTACACTCATAGGCCTGGAGCTGAGCGGAGGAGAGGAGTACTGAACCCCAAATCATATGCAGTTAGCACTGTGATGTGTGTTGTACAGAAGAAAGTACAGAGAGCTTTGAGAAGGTGTGAGGAGCTGCACATCTGGATGGAGTGGGGGATGGTTAGGAAGCCCTCCCAGAACTGAGTATTGAAATGAGCCCTAAGGGATAGAGGAGTGGGGAAAGCAGGGAGAGGaaccagcatgtgcaaaggtcctgttGTCAAAAGAAGCTGGGTACTTTAAAGAAACAGCAAGAAAGGGTGTGGTGGACATGCAGTAAACacggggaaaagggaaagaggatgAGGCTGAAAAGAAAGGAGGGGCCAGACCATGTGGGGCCTTGAAGGTCAGGCTAAAGAACCTCAAAATCGATCCCAAAGgccatttggcagtttcttacaaagttaaaccTGTACTTACCATGTATTCCACTTGctgtatttacccaaaagaaa
It contains:
- the LOC118913565 gene encoding uncharacterized protein LOC118913565 isoform X1; the encoded protein is MNQDVFSHSPAAPSRPTWSASLPWPRPRPAYVGPPLLKTRCLSCSPLPRGIQWESSAAGSDLFLIAAGNQRREYQEQQTVFLAVPEENISARVECLTCGGKDCSSLCSFCDGKNQCPRTRKLRLEVKQLAGSPCFPQHVATIPNQGPDVNDCAWKNPGTRAKANVFPTQGAPSRQPCSPGLEHLSPHKGKGKKLLNRVFLPPDRVSLKMSHSLSSPTFPPPSLPRSSTQSLNLGGTAAQPAAQASLQGVGPQVPQPGLEPWRSASFIHSPEVLLWQLPCLRDCAGRTGVRTTIPTLIGLELSGGEEY
- the LOC118913565 gene encoding uncharacterized protein LOC118913565 isoform X2, with protein sequence MNQDVFSHSPAAPSRPTWSASLPWPRPRPAYVGPPLLKTRCLSCSPLPRGIQWESSAAGSDLFLIAAGNQRREYQEQQTVFLAVPEENISARVETRKLRLEVKQLAGSPCFPQHVATIPNQGPDVNDCAWKNPGTRAKANVFPTQGAPSRQPCSPGLEHLSPHKGKGKKLLNRVFLPPDRVSLKMSHSLSSPTFPPPSLPRSSTQSLNLGGTAAQPAAQASLQGVGPQVPQPGLEPWRSASFIHSPEVLLWQLPCLRDCAGRTGVRTTIPTLIGLELSGGEEY